The Zalophus californianus isolate mZalCal1 chromosome 7, mZalCal1.pri.v2, whole genome shotgun sequence genome includes a region encoding these proteins:
- the HMGA1 gene encoding high mobility group protein HMG-I/HMG-Y isoform X2, whose protein sequence is MSESSSKSSQPLASKQEKDGTEKRGRGRPRKQPPKEPSEVPTPKRPRGRPKGSKNKGAAKTRKTTTTPGRKPRGRPKKLEKEEEEGISQESSEEEQ, encoded by the exons atgaGCGAGTCGAGCTCGAAGTCCAGCCAGCCCTTGGCCTCCAAGCAGGAAAAGGACGGCACTGAGaagcgggggcggggcaggccgCGCAAGCAGCCTCCG AAGGAACCCAGCGAAGTGCCAACACCTAAGAGACCTCGGGGCCGACCAAAGGGAAGCAAAAACAAGGGTGCTGCCAAGACCCGG AAAACTACCACAACTCCAGGGAGGAAACCAAGGGGCAGACCCAAAAAACTG gagaaggaggaagaagagggcatCTCGCAGGAGTCCTCCGAGGAGGAGCAGTGA
- the HMGA1 gene encoding high mobility group protein HMG-I/HMG-Y isoform X1 encodes MSESSSKSSQPLASKQEKDGTEKRGRGRPRKQPPVSPGTALVGSQKEPSEVPTPKRPRGRPKGSKNKGAAKTRKTTTTPGRKPRGRPKKLEKEEEEGISQESSEEEQ; translated from the exons atgaGCGAGTCGAGCTCGAAGTCCAGCCAGCCCTTGGCCTCCAAGCAGGAAAAGGACGGCACTGAGaagcgggggcggggcaggccgCGCAAGCAGCCTCCGGTGAGTCCCGGGACGGCGCTGGTAGGGAGTCAG AAGGAACCCAGCGAAGTGCCAACACCTAAGAGACCTCGGGGCCGACCAAAGGGAAGCAAAAACAAGGGTGCTGCCAAGACCCGG AAAACTACCACAACTCCAGGGAGGAAACCAAGGGGCAGACCCAAAAAACTG gagaaggaggaagaagagggcatCTCGCAGGAGTCCTCCGAGGAGGAGCAGTGA